taaaagaataaattaactTACGTTGATACAAAGTCTAAAAACAGATCGATTTCCTTTGGAGATTGATCGAGATTCTGTAATAAAACTTCACGTAGAGCCTCCATCTCATCAGTAAAAAATTGATCTTGGAAACCATCAGGAAGATGATTTCCCTCAACTCCACTCACAAAAGCTCTATCCCCACTTATTACCAAACTATAATCTTTTATGTTCCCATGATACATATTCCCTTCATATAATATTGCGAGAGCTTGTAAAAATTGCTTTAGATAAAGCTTGAATTTGTCCCAATCCTCGACCCAGACATCAGCTAAGTCATTGTCATAATGCTGGTAAATAAAAACCCATGTCTCCCCCTCGCAAAAATAAACAAGCCCTTGTAAAAAATGTTGGGATGAGAGTCTCAAAGAATTATCAAAACACCGTATCTGTCTCTGAACTTCTTCTATGTGATTATTTGATACTTCTAAAACTTTAACTTTTCTTCTAGTAGTGCCCAATATTGCATCTGAAATAATGATGCGACCCTCTTCTACTCTTTTAACTTCATCCTTGTTAGTATACAATTGATGGTTTTCCATTGATACTAATAATCCTAGTTGAAGCAAGTGCAGCCGTTAGTAACAAACTCATACCAGTGATTATTTTCAGCAGCAAAAATACTAGTTCAGTGATATtttcaacaacaaaatcaaaatgTAGTCATGTATTATACAGCAACAAAACTGAGAAAGAAAGAACAGGGGAATTTGTTGGAACTCACCAAATCGGGGACCAACTTTTAGTTGCGTGAAGGAAGCTGATGGTGAGACTCGGAGCAAGGAGACGACAAAGACGACCAGCCCCAGAACCTACTGCTTCTGTCGCCAGCGACTATGAGCAAACGGAGGGTGGTGACAAGACAGAGAGTGACAACGACGATCAATCCGAGGACCTACAAAATCAAGCATTCAATCCTGAAGATGGagaactttaatttaattactgcTTCATATTACTGTTGTTGCTTTTAATGTTAGACAGCAGTCCAAATAGCTTAACAgttgggaaaaaaaaaaggagaatgcttaacaattgagaaaaaaaaggagaatactaaatatttgttttgaacTTTGCACAAAAAAAGCTTAATAATTGAACTATGCCTTGATATCCTTTTGGGTTTAGCAACTGGGTGTTATgcccaaaaaatataaatataaaatattgactATGGTCAAAGAAAGATAACTTACACCACTATCTAGGTATACCATTTCAAAGTTGATTTATTatactaatcaaatttaaatcaagTTATTAAGAAGTAGGTTTTAATCAGAGTTGTATATCATACTTCATGACATTTCAATAGGTAATAGCCAAAAAGGTAACAATAAAGCACCCCACATAACAAGAAGAGACTTGGATTTAAAGGGTATGATTTATGCTAACTGTTTCCTTTGCCATATGAATAACTATTACATGCCATTCAAAGATTTATTTATTCTGACAACCATCCCAGCATAAATACTCAAAGCAAACCCATTAACCAActtgttaatttgttattatataaTGTACATAACATAGCAAGCCATTGATTAATTAAGTAAACTAAGCAGATTATTGATAACATAATTCATGTTATTAAGCACATGTTACACATATGAAATTACCCATATCTATATATCTCACTGTTTGACACACTACAATGTTGTTTGTTGATAGCAACAGTTTCAAAGATAGAGATTGCCATTGCTCTAGAGTACTTCTAATTGGAAGagagacaaaaaataattaaaataaacaaacaaagcaataattattataataaaagcTGAAACCCTAAGCATGAACTACTACTGCTTTAGGGTATTGAATCCAATGAGATAGTGACTGTTCCTtacacattttattttaattataaataaataaataaataaattaaattaacctGAATCAGAGAGTGGTGGATCTAAGTCTCAGTCTCACGGAAAAAAACTTGagattatcatttatttttaattaaaaaaaatagatgatGAAAACTACAATTCAAAGGAAGCTAAGTAATTGGAATTTGAAACAGAGAGAAATAGACACAAGTTCAGAGAAAACACTGCTCAATTTTGCTGTTAGTTAAATggctacatatatatatatatcaaagtGAAGTTAATAAGAAATTAGGGAAACGCGGTTCTTCTCATTACTAGAAATTACAATGACATCACAAAGAACATGTGCTCTTGCTATTTGACAGTTAAGAGGTCTCATAAACCCCCAATATAACTTGCAGATCTTTAACACTAGCAGTATGCCCAACAAATCGAGTATTGTCAATATTCAATGTTTATAAAATGTAGCTaaacagagaaaaagaaataaccaAATATTACCAGATACAAGCCTTCCGGCTCCGGGAACAAGAAGACTCCAGTCTATAGCATAGCCTTCATATTTGTGTTTATGTTTCTAAAGGGGGACCTGATTAAAAACCGCAGCAGCTCCTTGGACACCCTCTGTTTCTGACTCTGCTAGAGCATTCAGATGAGAGGTTAAGTCCCTAACCTACAAATCAACAAGTATATTATTGTCACAACAAAATGGTCAATTTTATTTACTGCTATCGCAAGGCTTCAGGGCAACAGAAATTTCTGTTATAGTGTGTGCATACGCTAAGTGACAAACAGATTCCATAAATGGGCACAAGGTAACAGCGGGTCCACAGAACAAattactaatttgaataaataacCAACAGAATTGAGATATAATAAGTTTCAATTGTGGGTGAAAAGCTTCATGAATGAGTTCTTTTCAGTACAAAATTTCACATATACCTGAAAATTTTCAATCTCAAATTTTTAAGGTGTACCGGATCACCACAAGTTAAGGAGAAAGATAAAAGAAACAACATACTAAAATGATAAATGCCAAGTATATGGACTCAGAAAATTCAAGGCATAAAGGTGATAAGGAAGAGCTAGAAAATATTTACTTAGAACACTGAAGAATGTTTATAACTTTATATAGAATCAAACATtgaaataattagaaaataagTTTGAAATGATCAATACAATAACCTCGTATCTATGAATACTGAATAGGATACTCGACttagggaagaagaaaaggtaaagaaaacaaaaagtgaatTACATATTACATATGTAAAGGAAAGAAACACCGTACAAACTGACCTTTAATCAGGATAAAGACAAATACAAAATTCTTGAAAAGGTAAACAAACAAGTATATTGTACAAGTAAAGTAGGTTTTAAGCATGAAAAATTGCTAATGCAACTacacaagaaacacaaaagGGACAAAGGAAACTCATTCAACGCATGTACTTAATCTGTCAAACTATAACATGGCTTTcacaataacaaaaattatggTGACAATAATATACTCACACCAGCtcaatgattttttttgttttgggatTAAAGAGAAAATTAGACAGCAGAGGAGGAATAAAAAGGACAACAGATTCTCTTTACAAAAATGAGCAATCAGAAGAAAGGGTCATCTAAGAAGTAAACAGCAGAGAGCGAAAATCAAAATTGAACAAGTGAACATCAGATCTAGAAAAGCAAGGACCTTTTTAAGTCTTGCAACTTCTTCAAGGGTCTGTGAATTCACAATGGCAGCCTGCACACAGCACAAAAGCAGTATATTCACaatgtttataatttattttttaagcatTATATTCACAATGTTTATTACACAGTGAATGGAATGGCCCTCCAATGTGGTTGTTGTTCAAATAATTACACAAGAAACAGAAAGTTTAATTTCTAGTTTAACAATCTCTTGAAATTTTGGTCCCTATTGCAGTTGATCAGTATAAAATTCAGTCACACCGCACAGAAAGTGATACATTTCATTGAGAAAAGTTCAAAATTCTAGAATATCCAATAAGCATAGCATCAAAACTAGTCATTACCTTAACTTTATCAAGAGTATCCAACGGTCCAGCAACACCAGACACAGTTCTGCATTCTGCAATATCAAAAACAATCTTATTCTTGCCAATGTGATAAACTGATCAACCCAATAACCATTCGAAAATACTTTTCTTCCCCCACAATGACAAGCACAAAAAAGAAATGGTGATTTGCTAATTCATCAACCAGTGAAACACAATGTTTACCACTTCAAAGCATTTGATATTCAATAACCATCTACAGTTTAGGAGCATTATTTTCCTTTAACTATTTTCTCAATCAAATTATTGCTCGTCACTTTCAAAAGTTTCTTCCGAACCCTAAAAGTTGAAATCGGACAAAACGTCCAAATTATGTATTGCGATACA
This DNA window, taken from Arachis duranensis cultivar V14167 unplaced genomic scaffold, aradu.V14167.gnm2.J7QH unplaced_Scaffold_608113, whole genome shotgun sequence, encodes the following:
- the LOC107485130 gene encoding uncharacterized protein LOC107485130; translated protein: MENHQLYTNKDEVKRVEEGRIIISDAILGTTRRKVKVLEVSNNHIEEVQRQIRCFDNSLRLSSQHFLQGLVYFCEGETWVFIYQHYDNDLADVWVEDWDKFKLYLKQFLQALAILYEGNMYHGNIKDYSLVISGDRAFVSGVEGNHLPDGFQDQFFTDEMEALREVLLQNLDQSPKEIDLFLDFVSTCESWNMIFCHPIFLDFQHKLYYFLIANQYLNEHLRGIAYAQQLSSIIEGLLQNWGVYKVNWLNGVNRVNDPVMMQRLNSGNYRNCGTVTLVFLRFVRNCIAHLDMRANVAVFQEAKTLARNIEESYPYFLFALHDAFVQNGIYIFDKP